The sequence TTTAGACGGATGCTACAACCGCTCCTGGCTAGTTCCCAAATAGCATACTTGAGGTTTTGGGGTGTTAATATGTCGATATAGGTTACCAGGAACTTCTGTTATAGGTTACCTATAAGATCCTTCCAACTTAATGGGATTCCAATTCATCCCTGTTGACCAgttctgttcatttcagtgggacttctctGACAGAGTTCCCCTGTGTTTAGCATCATATGAGAATATTCttaactataaataaataaataaatacagcgtTCCCCTAACCTTAGCATTCTCCCCGCACTCCCCCAAGCTCTTACGCCAAGGTATATGAAAATATTACTTAAATAATATTATTACCTTACTCCTTTAGCTTGTTGAGAAGCTGGGTTATGAACAGAAAGCAGCCTTTCAGTTCTAGGTGGACCAGCTCCCAGGCGCAGCGACTCTGTTGGTTGGCGGCTAGGAAACTGTTCATTCTTTGAAAGTATCGCTTGACTTTTATGGGCGAAGGAGATGATGCCCCGTTGGCATAGTTTGCCAGTTTTCCTCCCTGCGTGTCTTTTGCGCACGCCTCCAGCTGTTTGGTTTGCTGGTAAAGGTCGCTTTGCAAGGATTCAAGACACGTCGCGTTCCAGGCGCCCCAAGGATGGTCTTTGCCGAGAACGTTGAGGCTCTGCTGGAGAACCTCGCGGACGATGATGACGGCGCCTTCGCTCTCCAGAGCGTTGAGAGCTTTCAGAGGGAACCTGAAGTCCGTTGTCTCAGATATGCATTGCAGAGGGAATTGCCCGGCCGTCCTGCAGAGGTGGTTCAAGTTGGTCTGGATCATTTGGTTCCACCGGGTGTGGAGCACAGGGCATTTGGAAAGTGGGCTGGATTGGGCGAGTTTGCCGGAGAGCACCAGCACCAGACAAACGCTTAAGCCGTTCCCACCAGTAGTGAAGCCCATGATGAACCAATGGCTGTAACTACCTTATCTTCCTGGAGTCTCTTTAAATATATTTCGGAACACCTATAAAAATCTGCCATCCTGAATTCATTCAACATGAGACATTAGTATTAATCATGATATGAATTTCCCCCCCATCAAGATTCCAAATGCCTTTGAGGAACATGATTTGGTTGCTTTCAGTTTCGTTCAATGAGTTTTAATTAAAAtatgaggttttgttttgttttgttttttactaccTTCTTACAGAAAACTTAGCAAAGTTTCAAGTGGACCATAGCCCTTcctaggagaggggagagagagagagcacattttcgttttctcttctttctgtttataatattttaaattaatttccaGTGCCGCCTTAGAATTAGAAAATAAACAAGAGTTCAGCATTAGCTCTTTCCTAAAATCTGAAGAGATTTCCCATCTCATATGTCTACATCCTTAAAAGGTCCTTATTTGTTTATTCGTTGTTTAGTTTATACTTTTATAATACTGTTATTCAGGCAAACTGTTCCCGGTTGATGAGAAcactaaaataacaataaaattaatcTTAAAATCCCACTAAAGTGGTCAATAAGACAACAGGTTAGAATAAAACCCAGATGACTGGGAGAACAAGGAACTGTTTTCCTGGTACCAAAGAGAAAGTAAAATGGTGGCAAGATGGACCTTTGATGAGCGGGATTGGCAAAAGATCACTACTGCAAAGGGTTTTTCTCTGGTTACCTTAAATGCCCTTGGATAGCTCATGGGAAAATAcctccattttttatttattgacatGGGGCAGACTGAGGTGGTAACAGCTATTCCTTCAGGTACTGAGGTCTcaatttcctattttatttttaaagcaatgtttGGTCCCCAGCCAGTTAATAACTTCCTATTTTCTTGTCTTTGGCACTTGAGTTGTAAGAGGCTGTTCTGTTTTTTCTACATGCACTTAGGTTATTGTTGTATCACAAGCCACTAAGGGAGCCCATTTGACTGTGAGTTATCTCTGTTGTAGACTTAACTTTTCAGGTTTCTGTTACTGGTCAAAAAGCGAAAACTGCTTCATTTCCTACTGCATTGCCCCAGCTGCCTAAGTGGTGTCAACTTAGCAACTCTTCAAACAGGAATTAGGGTGGGTATAATTTAATAAAACTTGGAGGGCATAATTTAAATCCCTGCCTGGGCTGGTCTTTTCTCTGCTTATAGTTGCTTGTGCATTAATCTCAAGTGAGACTCAGTTAACCGGGATTTAACATAAGGTCCTATaagtctagggacgcgggtggcgctgtgggttaaaccacagggcctaggacttgccaatcagaaggttggtggttcgaatccctgtgacggggtgagcgcccgttgctcggtccttgctcctgccaacctagcagttcgaaagcacgtctaagtgcaagtagataaataggtaccacttcggcgggaaggtaaacagcgtttccgtgcgctgctctggtttgccagaagcagcttagtaatgctggccacatgacccagaagctgtacgccagctccctcagccaataaagcgagatgagcaccgcaaccccagagtcggtcacaactggacctaatggtcaggggtccctttacctttaccttttttacctatagGTCTGGCTGAAGCGTGGGTGAGGAACTTGcgtccctccagaagttgttacaCTACAGCAGGGGCCAGCAGAcgttttcagcaggaggccagtccactgtccctcagaccttgtggggggccggactaaatttttttgggggaaatgaacaaattcctatgccccagaaataacccagagatgcattttaaataaaagggcacattctactcatgtaaaaacacgctgattcccagaccgtccacaggccggattgagaaggcgattgggccggatctggcccccaggccttagtttgcctaaccatgtACTATAGCACCCATAATCTCTGACAGTtggccatgcttcctggggctaatgggagttgggaaCTCAACAGTGGCTTACTGTAGATCCTTAGTAGGTTATGCTTATGGAGTGATGTGTATTCACTTTGAACTGGGGCTGGTGAATTTTACTTCCAAGTAGAACctttactcagccatgaagctcagtgggcaatattgaagaagaagaagaagaagagtttggatttgatatcccgctttatcactacccgaaggagtctcaatgcggctaacattctcctttcccttcctcccgcacaacaaacactctgtgaggtgagtggggctgagagacttcagagaagtgtgactggcccaaggtcacccagcagctgcatgtggaggagcggagacgcgaacccggttccccagattacgagtctactgctcttaaccactacaccacactggctctcagtgtgctATTTATactttctcagcctaacccacctcacgatttttgttgtgaggataacattgGGCGatgggttggtgggggggggataaCCATGTTATCTTGAGCACCTTGATGAAGGTAGAGAGATAGAAAAAATAAAGATAGAAATAAGATAGAAACAGCAGTTTTATATCAGCTCAAGTGtcctggcttcccctaaagaagcTTGGGAATTCTAGTTTGGGGAGTGTGCTGAGAGTCCGTAGTCCAGCTTTATGGAAGTATAATCTTCAGAACTGGAGTTTGGAGAGACAAGGGTGTTGAAACAAGGGACtatagcaggcacccccaaactcggccctccagatgttttgggactacaactcccatgatccctagctaacaggataagtggtcagggatgatgggaattgtagtttcaaaacatctggagggccaagtttgcggGTGCCTGGACCAATACTAAAGTACAGTCTGTGATTCCTCAGTCTATGCTAATATCCACTTAATCATGAATTTAGGCAAGAGGAGATGTGATAAAAAAGGAACATGAATGGCTCACTTTTTCTGCAGCTCCCTTGAGTTTAATTTTGGAATATGCTTTAATTTCAAAAGGGCTGGGTCCTAGCTTGAAATGTGCAAGCGACAAAGAGTCCTTGGAACAACGTGCAAGTTGTCCATCGCATTCCTTCCTGGTGCATCTTTGGCCATTTTCTCCCCGTTTCTCCATACATGTTTTCAAAGTATCCGCAGAGAAATGTAACGCCAGAAGCAACGGTCACCCTGTGTCCATCATGATGATTTTCACATCAAGGAAAGTCATagaaccactctattctgcctcggtcaggccacacctggaatactgtgtccagttctgggcagcataatttaagaaggatgttgacaagctggaaggtgtgcagaggagggcaacctagatgatcaagggtctggaaacctggAGTCTTGTGAGgaacggtcgaaggagctggctatgtttagcctggaaaagaggagactgagaggagataggaaagcatcttcagatatctcaagggctgtcgcatggaagagggaacaagcttgttttcttctgctctggagggtaggactcgaacccatggcttcaagttacaagaaaggagattctgactaaacatacggAAGAggtgttcgacagtggaacagtctcccttgggaggttgtggaccttccttccttggaggtttttaagcagaggttggatggtcatctattCTGGacgcttcagctgagattcctgcattgcagggggttggactcgatgaccgttggggtcccttccaactcaacaataccATGATTTCATTTTTGTTATACCGGTGTTGTCATCAATTTGCTGCTTTAAAACCTTTCGTTCCACAGTCTGCCGCCATTGGGCACAAGACGTTGGGTAAATTCAACCAGCTCAGCAGTCTGGTGGGAAATAGGATTAGACGCACCGATTCACCAAATGTCTTCCTTCCCAAGCGGAAGGGGGTTCATTTTTGTCCTTAGGAGCGCTTAGAGCAGGAAACAAATCAATATTAAGGGGATTTATACAGATTCATGCTAAGTCCGTGTCTCCTCAAAACAGATGGATGAGAGCTGTGCAAGTGCGGTTTCTAAATTTGGCCCAGTGGAGCATTTAACTATGGGGAGCCAGCTTTCTCAATTGGGCtactgcaggcatgtccaaagtccatttcgggggcctaatttggcccgctggttggtttaatctggcccctgtggcagtttactttctggggtaaaatcctaaaaaaaaacttcaatcttaaaaaacccctcaacaaattcaatcctaaaaaacccccaacaacttcaatcctactaaaaaggtcaacaactttggttggccctttgggcGGCCCTCACggcacttcatcaaatctgaccctctttgaaaaaagtttggacaccactggactTGCAAACAGTGCTGAAAATCCCCTTTTCCATTCCTCAAATTCTCACTTACAGGTATTTTAATTCCCTCCATTGCAAGCACATGCGCAGGTTGGATGCTACCCAAGAGTGACATAATGACTTCTTCTGTTTCATGATGACTGTGCACAGCTATATGGGTCGGGTGATTAAGAGCATGCTAAGCATTAGTATATAAGGAAGACGTATACTAGACAGAATGACCCAGACAGCGCTCTTAATTTGTGCTGCATCGCCTCCGGCATTTGTGACGAGGATAATTACTGTTGTTTAAGTGAGAGTGTTTTTCTATCCAGAGTTATGACTAAAGGAGCCAGCGTTTGAATTATTTGTGCtgtgctttttatatatatacagtggtacctcgggttacagacgcttcaggttagagacgcttcaggttacagactccgctaacccagaaatagta is a genomic window of Podarcis muralis chromosome 17, rPodMur119.hap1.1, whole genome shotgun sequence containing:
- the IFNK gene encoding interferon kappa, with the protein product MGFTTGGNGLSVCLVLVLSGKLAQSSPLSKCPVLHTRWNQMIQTNLNHLCRTAGQFPLQCISETTDFRFPLKALNALESEGAVIIVREVLQQSLNVLGKDHPWGAWNATCLESLQSDLYQQTKQLEACAKDTQGGKLANYANGASSPSPIKVKRYFQRMNSFLAANQQSRCAWELVHLELKGCFLFITQLLNKLKE